In Macrobrachium nipponense isolate FS-2020 chromosome 13, ASM1510439v2, whole genome shotgun sequence, the DNA window ATGAGACAAAAGTGACTGAACCACCAAAGAAGATTATTAGTTCCTCGACTGTGACGACGCCTTTGGGGACAGTCGCAACTACTACAAcaacgactactactactactactactactactgaggcTCCAGTCGTGGTCTCCAGTACCCCGTACGCAAGCTCCTCGACTTTGCCGACGACTTCAAAGATCACACAGATTGAAGTTCCTAGCTTGCATAGTAAAATTCCTCTGAGTTCCACCACCACAACTTCACCGACTAAATTTACAAGCAAATCTCCAGGAGTGATAATCAGTAATCCCAGCCTTAATCCCATAGTATCGACACAAAATGTCTTTATTTCCAACACTATAACCAGTACTACAACTCAGAAACCTGTGGCGGAAGCTTATATAGCCAAACCCAAACCAGACAAGCCTGTTGGAGCCAGAGGCTACTTTTTACCAGTGAAGTGAGCAGTTGCTGtaaatatgtttgtttttctttctcacAAGTTATTTTAAAGTAGTTTCAATACTCTACACACTCTACATTTctctaaattatttttcttttgtcatatGATTTAAAATCTACAGACAAAAATGAAGTTCTAGTCTATTCATCCAAGTTTTAAACTTATGTGCAGTCTTACCATGTGGAAGGACTCAGATATCAAGatgaaagaagaaattcaagctaaatgaaagaattgttaattctttttcattttgttttgttaaaaaaaaaatcctttctttGGAAAGTCAGCATCAGCAGCATGAGATACTAAAATCTTTCCATTTCGAGGAATCATAGGCCTACTGTCCAAAGTGTTCCTTGTGTTTAGCTTAATTAGGTGGTTCACTTGATATTCCAATTATTTCCTCTTCTTCAAAATATATTGTGGACTTTCACCATTTCCTATTATATGTTAATAATTATGTCTTTCTCCCTAAATTTATTATAGAAATTCATGCGATCAGTTCTTGATCATAGAACATTCTTCTTTCATTAATATTTGATGTACGAGtcccttgcaatatatatatatatatatatatatatatatatattatatatatatatatatatatatatatataatatatatatatatatatataacgtgaatGAATAAAGTGTAATATGAATAATTTGTCTTCTCATTTTTACTTTAAACTAACCTCTCTGGAGATTTAGAATTAGAACCacctctatttttttcatttccgagaTTGAACAGTTGATAAGTTAACTCTCATTCTTAATATCAATGATTATCTTCTTATTTGGAATGATTTTCAAGATCATCGCCCattctaatttaaaaaaatatatataaaacaaaagagaaacaggAACAGGAGATCAAAAGAGGTTTATTCAACATCCAAGTGCTACCTCGTCGTGTAGGGCTGGCTATCTTGAAGGTTAACGCATAGCGATATTATTATGATACCTAGTTAAAGAAATTCATTactgaaatactgaaaaaaaaattatacaatgcACAGAATCTTAAATAAAGGCTTTTCAGGAAAATTTACTGTATTTAGAATAATGATAGGCCTAAATATTACACATATGAAAGGCGAGTGAAACTCTAATAACGCAAATCACTGAGGTAATCTGATATGATCATTCATGTTGGGTGACTACTTAGAAGAAATTacttataatatgtaaataaagttaGAGACTAAGACTATATGAGCTATAAAATTTCTTACTGGGAGACTCCACTATTCTGTGGCAACCAACTGATAtggagtcttcttcttcttcttcttcaggaagaacaaaaaccaaagatttataCGACCCTCCAAACCAGAGCctatccatttaaaaaaaaaataaaaataaataaccattgTCTCTACTCCAGGACGTAGACTTAACCAGACACATTTGAAAAACATAGGCTTATTCACTTTCATCTAAATTCTAAACTACGAAAGTGATTTAACAAATTATCAAGTCATAATTCACTTAGCTCTTTATTTTCATCAAGCGTTCTGTTAGGTACTAAGTAAAACAAAAAGGTCAACTGTCAAGATCTAATGAGCATGTAAAAAAAGTGGCAACTAatgtatacaaaatacacagaagtaTAAAACTCAAGACACACTCCACTTTCAAATAAAAGAATTAGGTCTATGAGCCTATGTGAGCTTTAAGCACCACTTCCTGAAACATGGACACCAAAGGTGGATCTGGAAGTTGCATTTCAAAATATAAGCTTGTGGAAGTTGGTGTATCAGGTTGATGCCCTGTGTAACTAAAATACTGGGATATTTTTTCCTGATCCTCCAGTTGAATCGTTGGAACTATGaaattcaataataatgatgCATCTGATATAACTCTTCTGATAATTTTCACCGGTTGTTTGCTGATCATGACAAGCACTTGTGTCcaagaatatatgaatatatatatatatatatatatatatatataataatatatatatatatatattatagtattatatatatataataatatatagttacgaagtgccaagtatctggttaccatgcatcaaatattacctcaccaaaagccagacacctgaaccctcataacacgtttaaacgactgaatactctaaaggcaacagtgatcccttaacacttaccagtattgcagaaaatcagactaagttcatcaaaacaggtgtgaggtaatcttgtaagtaattaaattaatcaaagggcatcactccatcaacaactttaaaattctaagtatttccctgatttcagaagtctaagtacttccctggttctaagtcacgtCAAGTAAATtggaggaaagcaaatcaattaccactc includes these proteins:
- the LOC135225390 gene encoding integumentary mucin C.1-like, producing the protein MKLTSESASVSKLSATSATLTGTPAQTSPTTGKAKVQNETKVTEPPKKIISSSTVTTPLGTVATTTTTTTTTTTTTTEAPVVVSSTPYASSSTLPTTSKITQIEVPSLHSKIPLSSTTTTSPTKFTSKSPGVIISNPSLNPIVSTQNVFISNTITSTTTQKPVAEAYIAKPKPDKPVGARGYFLPVK